In Oncorhynchus nerka isolate Pitt River linkage group LG21, Oner_Uvic_2.0, whole genome shotgun sequence, the following are encoded in one genomic region:
- the si:ch73-141c7.1 gene encoding coenzyme Q-binding protein COQ10 homolog, mitochondrial: MAIKTTPLLFRALVEMSEVHSSKVVRGNSNRANIRHLGSCVVLSAWRAALPLSSPLLRTTPFRSFINLAAAITARRMEYSESRTLGYTPEQMYSVVASVDQYQHFVPWCKKSRVVKGKNGDVRAYLEIGFPPIVERYTSEVTVVPNHQVRAVCTDGSLFSHLETIWRFAPAAEDQPDSCNIDFHICFEFRSPLHSQLATLFFDEVVKQMVNAFESRAAKLYGGHRGPLQEVPTRRRAA, encoded by the exons ATGGCCATCAAAACCACCCCTCTTCTTTTCCGGGCACTGGTTGAGATGTCTGAAGTACACTCTTCAAAAGTTGTACGAGGAAATTCCAACAGAGCAAATATCAG acACCTGGGCAGCTGTGTGGTCCTGTCAGCATGGCGTGCCGCCCTTCCgctatcctcccccctcctccggACCACACCGTTCCGCAGCTTCATTAACCTGGCTGCCGCCATCACTGCCCGCAGGATGGAGTACTCTGAGAGCCGCACACTAGG GTACACTCCAGAGCAGATGTACAGTGTGGTGGCCAGTGTGGACCAGTACCAGCACTTTGTCCCTTGGTGTAAGAAGTCCCGGGTCGTGAAGGGAAAGAACGGGGATGTCCGGGCCTACCTGGAGATTGGGTTCCCTCCCATCGTGGAGCGTTATACCTCAGAGGTCACGGTTGTCCCAAACCACCAAGTCAGG GCCGTGTGTACAGACGGATCCCTCTTCAGCCACCTGGAGACGATATGGAGGTTTGCCCCTGCGGCCGAGGACCAACCAGACTCCTGCAACATCGACTTCCAT aTCTGCTTCGAGTTCAGGTCCCCGCTGCACTCCCAGCTGGCCACCCTGTTCTTTGACGAGGTGGTGAAGCAGATGGTGAATGCCTTTGAGTCGCGGGCAGCCAAACTATATGGGGGCCACCGCGGTCCCCTCCAGGAGGTGCCAACAAGGAGGCGAGCAGCATGA